A stretch of the Nothobranchius furzeri strain GRZ-AD chromosome 5, NfurGRZ-RIMD1, whole genome shotgun sequence genome encodes the following:
- the gpatch4 gene encoding G patch domain-containing protein 4 gives MAEEENSRGLKFAERQLRRHGWEHGKGLGRAENGISEAIKVKVKCDKGGVGHKEGEQFSFHWWDHVFNKASASLQVESDQNGIKVKKTADGEDGTISNKKPRKALLERAKLYGSFVKSATLLSGQEQPEPKPSSSDDSSSDEDDQHLDLSSTTKLSDSALMKVCGGRTAHKGARHGLTMSAKLARLEQQEAEFMAKYGGKSQAPKSPSVCVRATTQTDEGTEECCRKKMKKKSSTEKSDLINSREDCGPPEKRSQTKKKKKKKKDEAEERVSTDEGAERESPKETGEVNSRGKQKKKKCSNRDVGPAEEDSCDKESETLEAEGVCVKTEKQKKKKNKKFSEEMEDDEAIPPKKKKKKKSNE, from the exons ATGGCTGAAGAGGAGAATAGTCGTGGGTTGAAGTTTGCAGAGCGCCAGCTCCGGCGCCACGGCTGGGAGCATG GTAAAGGACTGGGACGAGCTGAGAACGGCATATCAGAGGCAATCAAAGTCAAAGTGAAATGTGACAAAGGAGGC GTTGGTCATAAAGAAGGGGAGCAGTTCAGTTTCCACTGGTGGGATCACGTCTTTAACAAGGCATCTGCCAGCCTGCAGGTGGAGAGCGATCAG AACGGAATAAAGGTGAAGAAGACGGCGGATGGAGAGGATGGAACGATCTCCAATAAAAAACCACGGAAGGCCTTGCTGGAGAGAGCCAAACTGTATGGAAGCTTTGTGAAG TCCGCCACGCTGCTGTCGGGTCAGGAGCAACCAGAACCAAAACCATCCAGCTCAGACGACAGCAGCTCTGATGAGGACGACCAGCACCTGGATCTGTCCAGCACCACAAA ACTTTCTGACTCTGCCCTGATGAAGGTCTGTGGAGGACGCACGGCTCACAA AGGAGCGAGGCACGGGCTCACCATGAGCGCCAAGTTAGCCAGACTGGAGCAGCAGGAGGCGGAGTTCATGGCCAAGTACGGCGGGAAGAGCCAGGCGCCGAAGTCTCCATCAGTTTGTGTCAGAGCGACGACTCAGACAGACGAGGGAACGGAGGAGTGTTGCAGgaaaaagatgaaaaagaaaaGCTCCACAGAGAAATCTGATCTGATAAACAGTCGGGAGGACTGTGGACCTCCTGAAAAAAGAAGTCaaacaaaaaagaagaagaagaagaagaaagatgaagCTGAGGAGCGAGTTTCCACAGACGAAGGCGCAGAAAGAGAAAGTCCAAAGGAAACTGGAGAGGTGAACTCCAGaggaaaacagaagaagaagaaatgctcCAACAGGGACGTTGGACCTGCAGAAGAAGACAGTTGTGATAAAGAGTCTGAAACTCTGGAGGCAGAAGGAGTTTGCGTGAAAACTgagaagcagaaaaagaagaaaaataaaaagttctcagaggaaatggaggacgacGAGGCGATTcctccaaagaagaagaagaaaaagaaatcaaacgaataa